The Camelina sativa cultivar DH55 chromosome 14, Cs, whole genome shotgun sequence genome includes a window with the following:
- the LOC104744020 gene encoding uncharacterized protein LOC104744020 translates to MNYIYNQSGHTTRTRTYIPSNPTISPIPSYNFSSLDFLSLMHQVLSTQKTDDVQITTRFDDLACRLSANFTQLHNKFDALGSRIQVFTDKSASTSKSQESALAIALWSGHQLPPQTAPPHVSEDNNDLDGEDLREPPTPAQPPNHSVEQPDPAPDHTTRIDDRVDTLVSPPLIDKPEGEKQKERQFIPPPYKPPLPFPRRFRKELLEKYKALFEKQMQELELRMPLMDAFTLIPPYQKFLKDVVMERIKQVQGMVILNHECSAIIQRTTTPKKLSDPGSFTLPCLIGSLTFGRCLCDLGASVSLMPLTVAKRLGFEKFKPTDIQLVLADRTTRLPRGVLEDLSVKVGSVDVPTDFVVLEMEVELRDPFILG, encoded by the coding sequence ATGAACTACATCTATAATCAAAGTGGTCACACAACAAGGACTAGGACCTACATCCCAAGTAATCCGACTATCAGCCCAATACCTTCATATAATTTCTCATCGCTAGATTTTCTCTCACTGATGCACCAAGTCCTGTCAACTCAGAAGACCGATGACGTACAAATTACTACAAGATTCGATGATCTTGCCTGCCGTTTATCAGCCAATTTCACGCAACTACACAACAAGTTTGATGCCTTAGGCTCTCGAATTCAGGTGTTTACAGATAAATCGGCCTCAACTTCCAAAAGTCAGGAGTCTGCGCTTGCCATCGCCCTATGGAGTGGACACCAATTACCACCTCAGACGGCACCACCGCACGTTTCTGAGGACAACAATGActtagatggggaggatctcCGTGAACCACCCACTCCTGCTCAACCACCAAACCATTCTGTAGAGCAACCCGACCCAGCACCCGACCACACTACTCGGATAGATGATCGGGTTGATACTCTGGTCAGTCCACCTCTTATAGACAAACCAGAAggagagaaacagaaagaaagacaaTTCATCCCTCCACCTTACAAGCCACCCTTGCCATTTCCTAGACGATTTCGCAAGGAACTTCTTGAGAAGTACAAGGCATTGTTCGAAAAACAGATGCAGGAACTCGAGCTTCGCATGCCTCTAATGGACGCTTTCACTCTGATACCCCCTTACCAGAAATTCCTGAAAGATGTTGTGATGGAACGGATCAAACAAGTTCAAGGGATGGTCATACTCAATCATGAGTGCAGTGCTATAATACAGAGGACTACTACACCTAAGAAACTGAGTGACCCGGGGTCGTTCACTTTACCTTGCTTGATTGGATCTTTGACGTTCGGCAGATGTCTCTGTGACCTGGGGGCATCAGTCAGCTTAATGCCTTTAACTGTAGCCAAACGTCTTggatttgagaaattcaaacccACCGACATCCAACTAGTTCTGGCAGACCGAACCACAAGGTTGCCAAGAGGAGTATTGGAAGACTTGTCGGTCAAGGTAGGGTCGGTAGATGTTCCAACTGACTTTGTGGTTTTAGAAATGGAAGTAGAGCTAAGGGATCCGTTTATTTTAGGATGA